The proteins below come from a single Chrysoperla carnea chromosome 1, inChrCarn1.1, whole genome shotgun sequence genomic window:
- the LOC123297004 gene encoding traB domain-containing protein, whose translation MAESGPSTVSGDTSPLTSEKSSGSENFEELGGDEFELSTNPLGNDDVKIVVNEPEPNESPTHIDDNLPETVTLLRTPEGGKVYLIGTAHFSIESQNDVSNIIQAVEPDVVVVELCSSRLNILQLDEETIMQEAKNINSEKVIAMIRQNGLTNGIMYLLFLNMSAHITKELGIAPGGEFRTAFNEAKKIKNCSIHLGDRPISITLQRALKALSWWQTIKLAWRLLTTNDSISKEDVEKCKQRDLLEQLISEMAGEFPALGEVFVNERNIYLTHSLQCCSVPQRISDGNVKVPKVVGVVGIGHVPGILNLWGTPQDHKISDILIVPPPTLASKVIKFSIRLGLITLVGYTGYKGATYTFRFSKNLVFNFIKAYQ comes from the exons ATGGCTGAATCTGGACCGTCCACGGTATCTGGTGATACAAGTCCTTTAACATCAGAAAAAAGTAGTGGAAGcgaaaattttgaagaattaGGTGGAGATGAATTTGAATTATCTACAAATCCACTTGGAAATGATGATGTTAAAATCGTAGTAAATGAACCTGAACCCAATGAATCACCAACACATATTGATGATAATCTACCAGAGACTGTTACACTATTAAGGACTCCAGAAGGCggcaaagtttatttaatag GCACTGCCCACTTTAGTATTGAATCACAAAACGATGTTAGTAATATTATTCAAGCTGTAGAACCCGATGTGGTTGTGGTTGAATTATGTTCTTCAAgactaaatattttacaattagatGAAGAAACTATCATGCaagaagcaaaaaatattaattcggAAAAG gtCATAGCAATGATTCGGCAAAATGGATTAACAAATGGTATCatgtatttactatttttaaatatgagtgCTCATATTACGAAAGAATTGGGTATTGCTCCTGGTGGTGAATTCCGTACAGCATTCAATGAg gcaaaaaaaattaaaaactgttcaaTTCATTTGGGTGATCGACCAATTAGCATCACTCTACAACGAGCATTAAAAGCGTTGTCCTGGTGGCAAACGATAAAATTAGCATGGCGATTACTTACAACAAATGATTCAATTAG caAGGAGGACgtagaaaaatgtaaacaaagagatctcttagagcaactaattagtgAAATGGCTGGAGAATTTCCAGCTTTAGGTGAAGTATTTGTAAATGAACGAAATATATACTTAACACATTCCTTACAGTGCTGTAGTGTCCCTCAAAGAATTAGCGatg gtAATGTTAAAGTGCCAAAAGTTGTTGGTGTTGTAGGGATTGGTCACGTACCTGGTATTCTCAATTTATGGGGTACACCACAAGATCATAAAATATCCGATATACTAATTGTACCACCACCAACTTTAGCATcgaaagtaattaaattttcaatccgATTAGGTTTAATTACATTAGTTGGTTATACAGGATATAAAGGTGCAACTTATAcatttcgattttcaaaaaatttggttttcaattttattaaagcaTATCAATGa
- the LOC123305406 gene encoding 28S ribosomal protein S18c, mitochondrial, with product MARLKQLFSIYISKPSYFTAPNIRHFSTTINENDLPVSDLQNPFEKEKVKCILCKHNIKPNYKNVQLLTQFQSPYTGRIYGKHITGLCTKQQQLVEKEIVRAQSCGLMPYYNKLEQYLDDPKLFDPEKPIRQHKY from the exons ATGGCtcgtttaaaacaattattttctatatatatca GTAAACCATCATATTTCACTGCTCCAAATATAAGACATTTTTCAACTACAATTAACGAAAATGATCTTCCAGTTAGCGATTTACAAAACccatttgaaaaagaaaaagtgAAGTGTATTTTATGTAAGCACAATATAAAACCAAATTACAAAAACGTTCAACTGTTAACACAATTTCAAAGTCCGTACACAGGACGTATTTATGGTAAACACATAACCGGACTCTGTACAAAGCAACAACAGTTAGTTGAAAAAGAAATAGTTCGAGCCCAAAGTTGTGGATTAATgccttattataataaattagaacAATATTTGGATGATCCGAAGTTATTTGATCCTGAAAAACCAATTAGACAGCATAagtattaa
- the LOC123292614 gene encoding uncharacterized protein LOC123292614, which produces MDFEEIFSKIQGLLKSADQNVGPLKKIKNRGGNEPAILHIVSQLHKLLMQYKYLDSNQNHLNEEMLRKITFFLILNCDLTRIEDLSNEPNVGHLVGICPLITPCILFDCVWGLNLGQYLSEILTYGPVTLSLELLKDAVTSVQFSLPYPLLDRIKMLIYAIYMKIYRLKVDKIYYIRLEHSLSSLVERLTELLQNYISPKSFKNEDWGMSDLYRYTGYTMKSILELTNDCLEIYINQSPKISEYHKLFEIEYNIGLLSACEANLKAISVKIFCSWSEFKLENSNQTIQNYVATYAHIINEKLSQLDLEPEFLEELSGMFSAISIKPLSIEEEIQQADLDTIFKNVQNENSNQKLWFKKFLSLDKLLSDEKHRNILKNYIKLCDIEDMNVILKNIFEECFKSELKTNLMIELLKYFKPLCQRKIKNESDQVIGIYLLKNVCDQYATKEFQQTFVHCIRKITEENIISAENVAQEILFPNIYKFMVEKDFENVLLWLEGCKEICGQESFFKLYTPFILFLAQMLNHSRNDINTFSIQSLNVLQLSISITIMVVNNVKSKNIISNEDIAYLKDSLSTESLVNRYYFEPLWNNENINYLNYVFMGGLKDHTRSWNVSRLLELLPFNTLEEWKILSLNILEVQPDALEYFKMLNDCINLLATVVKQSSSQTSLACFECCIKHFTMTLNDIIFPKLDDSYNAQLIVWEALLYMVTLFPKDIKENCCTQLIQILIPLLTKLKQKNSKVFSITVLDLISLESTEACKIICKKITDN; this is translated from the exons AtggattttgaagaaattttttcaaaaattcaaggTCTTTTAAAGAGTGCCGATCAAAATGTAGGtccactaaaaaaaataaaaaatcgtggTG gaaACGAACCGGCAATTCTTCATATTGTATCTCAATTACATAAACTGTTAATGCAATACAAATACTTGGATAGTAATCAGAATCATTTAAATGAAGAAATGTTAcgtaaaattacatttttcttaattttaaattgtgatcTAACACGTATTGAAGATTTATCCAACGAACCAAATGTGGGACATTTAGTCGGCATTTGTCCCTTAATAACACCCTGCATTTTATTTGACTGTGTATGGGGCTTAAATTTAGGACAATATTTGAGTGAAATATTAACTTATGGTCCAGTTACATTATCTTTAGAGCTGTTGAAAGATGCTGTAACTAGTGTTCAATTTTCATTGCCATATCCTTTGTTAGAccgtataaaaatgttaatttatgctatttatatgaaaatatatcgattaaaagttgataaaatttactatatacGATTAGAGCATAGTTTATCAAGTTTAGTTGAAAGATTAACTGaattattgcaaaattatatatctccaaaatcatttaaaaatgaagATTGGGGCATGAGCGACCTGTATcg GTATACTGGATATACGATGAAAAGTATATTAGAACTAACAAATGATTGTcttgaaatatacataaatcaATCTCCAAAAATATCAGAATaccataaattatttgaaattgaatataacATTG gtttattatcagCTTGTGAAGCAAATTTAAAAGCAAtaagtgtaaaaattttttgttcttggTCTGAATTTAAGTTGGAAAATTCGAAtcaaacaatacaaaattatgTAGCAACATATGCacatattattaatgaaaaattgtcACAATTAGATCTCGAACCAGAATTTCTTGAAGAATTATCAGGAATGTTTTCTGCAATATCAATAAAACCATTATCTATAGAGGAAGAAATTCAACAGGCTGATTTGGATACAATTTTTAAGAATGTACAAAACGAAAATAGTAATCAAAAGTTatggttcaaaaaatttttatcgttaGACAAACTTTTAAGTGATGAAAAACATAGAAACattctgaaaaattatataaaattatgcgATATTGAGGAC atgaatGTAA TCttaaagaacatttttgaaGAATGCTTTAAAAGCGAATTGAAAACCAATTTAATGAttgagttattaaaatattttaaaccgtTATGCcagcgaaaaattaaaaatgaaagcgATCAAGTAATTgggatatatttattaaaaaatgtttgtgatcAGTATGCGACAAAAGAATTTCAACAAACATTTGTACATTGTATTCGTAAGATAACTGAGGAGAATATTATTTCAGCTGAAAATGTTGCACAGGAGATACTATtcccaaatatttataaatttatggttGAAAAAGATTTCGAAAATGTTTTACTGTGGTTGGAGGGTTGCaag gaaatttgtggACAGGAAtcgtttttcaaattatatacacCATTTATACTTTTCTTAGCACAAATGTTAAACCATTCACGAAACGATATTAATACATTCTCAATTCAGTCGCTAAATGTTTTACAATTAAGTATTTCTATTACGATAATGGttgtaaataatgtaaaaagtaaGAACATTATATCAAATGAAGATATTGCTTATCTGAAAGATAGCCTAAGTACAGAATCACTTGTAAATCGATATTATTTTGAGCCATTAtggaataatgaaaatattaattatttaaattatgtatttatggGTGGTTTAAAAGATCACACACGATCTTGGAATGTTTCCCGACTTTTAGAG ttgTTGCCGTTTAATACTTTAGAAGAGTGGAAAATACTTTCACTAAATATTTTGGAAGTACAACCAGATGCattggaatattttaaaatgttaaatgattGCATAAACCTGCTTGCAACAGTAGTAAAACAGAGTTCATCACAAACAAGTTTAGCATGTTTTGAATGCTGTATAAAACATTTCACCATGACATTAAAT GACATAATATTTCCCAAGTTAGATGATAGTTATAATGCGCAATTAATCGTTTGGGAAGCCTTATTATATATGGTAACTCTATTTCCAAAAGATATTAAAGAGAATTGTTGTACacaattaatacaaatattaataccaTTGTTGacgaaattaaaacaaaaaaattccaaggtATTTTCAATTACTGTATTAGATTTAATCTCATTAGAAAGTACTGAagcttgtaaaataatttgtaagaaaattacaGATAATTGA
- the LOC123303109 gene encoding DDB1- and CUL4-associated factor 7 — MAAAHGSGVSSGKRKEIYKYVAPWPLYSMNWSVRPDKRFRLALGSFVEEYNNKVQIVTLDEDSSEFVPKSTFDHPYPTTKIMWIPDSKGMYPDLLATSGDYLRVWRAMDTETRLDCVLNNNKNSDFCAPLTSFDWNEVDPNLVGTSSIDTTCTIWGLETGQMLGRTECVTGHVKTQLIAHDKEVYDIAFSRAGGGRDMFASVGADGSVRMFDLRHLEHSTIIYEDPAHTPLLRLAWNKQDPNYLATVAMDACEVIILDVRVPCTPVARLNNHRACVNGIAWAPHSSCHICTAADDHQALIWDIQQMPRAIEDPILAYTAAEGEVNQIQWGATQPDWIAICYNRSLEILRV; from the exons atggcTGCAGCTCATGGTTCAGGAGTCAGTAGCGGTAAACgcaaagaaatatataaatatgtagctCCTTGGCCCTTATATAGCATGAATTGGTCTGTTCGGCCAGATAAACGTTTTCGTCTAGCTTTAGGAAGTTTCGTGGAAGAATACAATAACAAG GTTCAAATAGTAACTTTAGATGAAGACAGCAGTGAATTTGTACCAAAAAGTACATTCGATCACCCGTACCCTACGACTAAAATTATGTGGATACCAGATAGTAAGGGAATGTATCCAGATTTGTTGGCTACCAG CGGTGATTATCTTCGAGTGTGGCGTGCAATGGATACTGAAACTCGCCTTGattgtgttttaaataataataaaaactctgATTTCTGTGCACCATTAACAAGTTTTGATTGGAATGAAGTCGATCCGAATTTAGTTGGTACATCAAGTATTGATACAACTTGTACAATATGGGGTCTAGAAACCGGTCAAATGTTGGGCAGAACTGAATGTGTAACTGGGCATGTTAAGACACAGTTAATTGCACATGATAAAGAAGTATACGATATTGCATTTTCACGTGCTGGCGGAGGTCGTGATATGTTTGCATCAGTTGGAGCAGATGGATCAGTTCGAATGTTTGATTTAAGACATTTAGAACACTCTACAATTATATATGAG gATCCAGCACATACTCCTTTATTACGATTGGCATGGAACAAACAGGATCCCAATTATTTGGCTACTGTTGCTATGGACGCCTGTGAAGTTATAATTCTTGACGTTCGTGTACCATGTACACCAGTTGCACGATTAAACAATCATCGTGCATGCGTTAATGGTATTGCTTGGGCGCCACATTCATCTTGTCATATTTGCACGGCCGCTGATGATCATCAAGCATTAATTTGGGATATTCAACAAATGCCACGTGCAATTGAAGATCCTATTTTAGCGTATACGGCCGCTGAAGGTGAAGTCAATCAAATTCAATGGGGAGCAACACAACCTGATTGGATTGCAATTTGTTACAATCGATCTTTGGAAATATTACGTGTTTAA